The Sphingomonas sp. So64.6b genome includes a region encoding these proteins:
- a CDS encoding DUF3035 domain-containing protein, with amino-acid sequence MRKMASIATGLGLVVLLAGCGSTGINRDRPDEFAVARQAPLVIPPDFSLVPPAPGAAPVSAGSANAQALDALFGGSAARSASETATVDAAGGDLADTGIRSDVGDPGTTVVDKGGTTRDIVAAPEGDGQDARATTPNP; translated from the coding sequence GCGTCGATCGCAACCGGGCTGGGCCTGGTGGTATTGTTGGCCGGATGTGGCTCGACCGGAATCAACCGCGACCGCCCCGACGAATTCGCGGTGGCGCGCCAGGCGCCGTTGGTCATCCCGCCCGACTTCTCGCTGGTGCCGCCGGCGCCAGGCGCCGCGCCGGTCTCCGCCGGCAGCGCCAATGCCCAGGCGCTGGATGCGCTGTTCGGTGGTTCGGCGGCGCGTAGCGCTTCGGAAACCGCGACGGTCGATGCGGCGGGCGGCGATCTGGCCGATACCGGCATCCGTTCCGATGTCGGCGACCCCGGCACCACGGTGGTCGACAAGGGCGGCACGACTCGCGACATCGTCGCCGCGCCCGAAGGCGACGGCCAGGACGCACGGGCGACCACGCCGAACCCGTAA